In Actinomadura citrea, a single window of DNA contains:
- a CDS encoding TIGR03943 family putative permease subunit yields the protein MSRSAQNLLLVLVGGAMLWITLGSGEYVNYVRPGFRYPLVAAAIALVVLGAAGLRREWRDAGDADHGHGGHGHGGHGHGGHGPGVAWLLCLPVLAVFIIAPPALGSFTAARGTARAAPPSPPPAEGFAPLPRTGAPAPMSMGEFIGRAYEAQTGDPASFAGVPVRLTGFVSPPAKGERGWRVTRLKVACCAGDAIPFPVIVRGLPRPPADTWVRVEGVWEPPATGRRATVVQTLRGRSLQRIGRPGNPYE from the coding sequence GTGAGCAGGTCCGCGCAGAACCTGCTGCTGGTCCTGGTCGGCGGCGCGATGCTGTGGATCACGCTGGGCAGCGGCGAGTACGTCAACTACGTGCGGCCCGGGTTCCGCTATCCGCTGGTGGCCGCGGCGATCGCGCTGGTCGTGCTGGGTGCCGCCGGGCTGCGCCGGGAATGGCGCGACGCCGGCGACGCCGACCACGGGCACGGCGGGCACGGGCACGGCGGGCACGGGCACGGCGGGCACGGGCCGGGCGTGGCGTGGCTGCTCTGCCTGCCCGTGCTGGCGGTCTTCATCATCGCGCCGCCCGCGCTCGGCTCGTTCACCGCGGCACGCGGCACCGCTCGCGCCGCGCCGCCCTCGCCGCCCCCCGCCGAGGGCTTCGCCCCGCTGCCGAGGACGGGGGCGCCCGCCCCGATGAGCATGGGCGAGTTCATCGGACGCGCCTACGAGGCGCAGACGGGCGACCCCGCCTCGTTCGCCGGGGTCCCGGTGCGGTTGACGGGCTTCGTGAGCCCGCCGGCGAAGGGCGAGCGCGGCTGGCGCGTCACCCGGTTGAAGGTCGCGTGCTGCGCGGGGGACGCCATCCCGTTCCCCGTGATCGTGCGCGGCCTGCCGCGGCCGCCCGCCGACACGTGGGTGCGGGTCGAGGGGGTGTGGGAGCCGCCCGCGACCGGACGCCGGGCGACGGTCGTCCAGACGCTGCGCGGGCGGTCCCTCCAGCGGATCGGCAGGCCCGGCAACCCCTACGAGTGA
- a CDS encoding CGNR zinc finger domain-containing protein encodes MLIPMADYAAGVEVANDLVSTSPGVRGGEGLSGPAALAGLLAAYDVAVPTAEDVEKVRFLRGEVRSVMESGTEDEAVERAALLAGHAGLAPVLRRDPSGRWQWYVPTARDASLVGEVAALVGVALLSLVRALGHARFRPCAAPGCGGVFADASRAGRRRYCMPELCGNRLNVANHRARRRAVAR; translated from the coding sequence GTGCTCATCCCGATGGCCGACTACGCGGCGGGTGTCGAGGTCGCGAACGATCTCGTCAGCACGTCGCCGGGCGTGCGGGGGGGCGAGGGGCTCTCCGGGCCCGCCGCCCTGGCCGGCCTGCTCGCGGCGTACGACGTCGCTGTGCCGACCGCCGAGGATGTCGAGAAGGTCCGTTTCCTGCGCGGCGAAGTGCGCTCCGTCATGGAGTCCGGGACCGAGGACGAGGCGGTGGAGCGCGCGGCGCTGCTGGCCGGGCACGCCGGGCTCGCGCCCGTGCTGCGCCGCGATCCGTCCGGCCGGTGGCAGTGGTACGTCCCGACGGCCCGGGACGCCTCCCTCGTCGGGGAGGTGGCCGCCCTCGTCGGCGTCGCTCTGCTCAGCCTCGTCCGGGCCCTCGGCCACGCCCGTTTCCGCCCGTGCGCCGCCCCCGGGTGCGGCGGCGTGTTCGCCGACGCCAGCCGTGCCGGACGCCGCCGCTACTGCATGCCGGAGCTGTGCGGAAACAGGCTCAACGTCGCCAACCACCGTGCGCGCCGCCGGGCGGTGGCCCGATGA
- a CDS encoding DUF6807 family protein: MAPRSGPGAWALDFAFTLIGRTGRPLVLRSSACKGRTGAGYGGFFWRAQKDSPGLDVFTGEASGEEAVSSPPGWR; this comes from the coding sequence CTGGCACCCCGGTCCGGACCCGGCGCGTGGGCGCTGGACTTCGCGTTCACGCTGATCGGCCGGACCGGGCGGCCGCTCGTCCTGCGGAGCTCGGCGTGCAAGGGCCGCACCGGCGCCGGATACGGCGGCTTCTTCTGGCGCGCCCAAAAGGATTCCCCCGGCCTGGACGTCTTCACCGGCGAGGCGTCCGGTGAGGAGGCCGTGTCGTCACCCCCTGGCTGGCGTTGA
- a CDS encoding ATP-dependent Clp protease ATP-binding subunit — translation MTAGWYGPGGMDPFEEMLARFFGARAHRRPMERISIARLMSEPARELVRDAAAQAAQWGSDDLDTDHLLWAATRQHGTRQWMARAGADPDKIRDEIEDHARRGEPRDVPPELTPSAKRALLDSHQVSRALGSSYIGPEHLLFALALDRGSSAGRILDHEHVTPDSLQQAAPGGGSGQPPPGGGGQQSGTPTLDEFGRDLTALAREGRIDPVIGREDQIEETVEVLSRRTKNNPVLIGDPGVGKTAIAEGLAQRIVDDEVPETLRGKRIVQIDLGGVVAGTRYRGDFEERLKKLVDEIREHADGLVVFIDEIHTIVGAGSAEGAMSAGNMLKPPLARGELHVVGATTIDEYRRNIEKDAALERRFQPILVPEPSTDDSIEILRGLRDRYEAHHQVRFTDEALVAAVDLSSRYLTDRFLPDKAIDLIDQAGARVRLRSARDGGRRELEQRLDQRCREKDQAVADEDYERASELRDEVARLEKDITETRGNGGPAKVPEVTTEDVAEVVSRISGVPVTQLTQAERERLSNLEGHLHERVIGQEDAVAAVARAVRRSRAGMGDPDRPIGGFLFLGPTGVGKTELAKALAEALFGSRDRMIRFDMSEFQERHTVSRLMGAPPGYVGYEEAGQLTDAARRQPYSVILLDEIEKAHQDVFNVLLQLLDDGRLTDAQGRTVDFRNTVVIMTSNLGSELITGTTEIGFGMSGEGGGLRDRIMRRLRESFRPEFLNRIDEIIVFRRLEPGQLRQITDLLLDETRRRLRAQDVSVTFSTEAVDWLAARGYQPEFGARPLRRTIQREVDDQLSDLLLSGDLRPGEHVDVSAVNGGLQFDVATK, via the coding sequence ATGACCGCGGGATGGTACGGGCCAGGGGGAATGGACCCATTCGAGGAGATGCTCGCCCGCTTCTTCGGGGCGCGGGCGCACCGGCGGCCCATGGAGCGGATCAGCATCGCGCGGCTGATGAGCGAGCCCGCGCGGGAGCTGGTGCGGGACGCGGCCGCGCAGGCGGCGCAGTGGGGCAGCGACGATCTGGACACCGACCACCTGCTGTGGGCGGCGACCCGGCAGCACGGGACGCGGCAGTGGATGGCGCGGGCCGGCGCGGACCCGGACAAGATCCGGGATGAGATCGAGGACCATGCGCGGCGCGGCGAGCCCCGCGACGTCCCGCCCGAGCTGACCCCTTCCGCCAAGCGGGCGCTGCTCGACTCGCACCAGGTGTCGCGGGCGCTCGGGTCGTCCTACATCGGGCCCGAGCACCTGCTGTTCGCGCTGGCGCTGGACCGCGGGTCGAGCGCCGGGCGGATCCTCGACCACGAGCACGTGACGCCCGACTCGCTGCAGCAGGCGGCGCCCGGCGGAGGTTCCGGGCAGCCGCCGCCCGGCGGCGGCGGGCAGCAGAGCGGGACGCCGACGCTGGACGAGTTCGGACGCGACCTGACCGCCCTCGCCCGTGAGGGACGCATCGACCCGGTCATCGGGCGCGAGGACCAGATCGAGGAGACGGTCGAGGTCCTCTCGCGGCGCACCAAGAACAATCCGGTGCTGATCGGTGACCCGGGGGTCGGCAAGACCGCGATCGCCGAGGGGCTGGCGCAGCGGATCGTGGACGACGAGGTCCCCGAGACGCTGCGCGGCAAGCGCATCGTCCAGATCGACCTCGGCGGCGTCGTCGCGGGCACCCGGTACCGGGGCGACTTCGAGGAGCGGCTGAAGAAGCTCGTGGACGAGATCCGCGAGCACGCCGACGGCCTGGTCGTGTTCATCGACGAGATCCACACGATCGTGGGCGCGGGCAGCGCTGAGGGCGCGATGTCGGCGGGGAACATGCTGAAGCCCCCGCTCGCCCGCGGCGAGCTGCACGTGGTGGGCGCCACCACGATCGACGAGTACCGCCGCAACATCGAGAAGGACGCGGCGCTGGAGCGGCGGTTCCAGCCGATCCTCGTGCCGGAGCCGAGCACGGACGACAGCATCGAGATCCTGCGCGGCCTGCGCGACCGGTACGAGGCGCACCACCAGGTGCGCTTCACCGACGAGGCGCTCGTCGCGGCCGTCGACCTGTCCAGCCGCTACCTGACCGACCGGTTCCTGCCGGACAAGGCGATCGACCTCATCGACCAGGCGGGCGCGCGCGTCCGGCTGCGCAGTGCGCGGGACGGCGGGCGCCGCGAGCTGGAGCAGCGCCTCGACCAGCGGTGCCGCGAGAAGGACCAGGCCGTCGCCGACGAGGACTACGAGCGGGCCTCCGAGCTGCGCGACGAGGTCGCCCGGCTGGAGAAGGACATCACCGAGACGCGCGGGAACGGCGGGCCGGCCAAGGTCCCGGAGGTGACCACGGAGGACGTCGCCGAGGTCGTCTCCCGGATCTCCGGCGTCCCCGTCACCCAGCTCACCCAGGCCGAGCGGGAGCGCCTGTCGAACCTGGAGGGCCACCTGCACGAGCGCGTGATCGGGCAGGAGGACGCGGTCGCGGCGGTGGCGCGGGCCGTCCGGCGGTCCCGCGCCGGGATGGGCGACCCGGACCGGCCCATCGGCGGGTTCCTGTTCCTCGGCCCGACCGGCGTCGGCAAGACCGAGCTGGCGAAGGCGCTGGCGGAGGCCCTGTTCGGCAGCCGGGACCGGATGATCCGGTTCGACATGAGCGAGTTCCAGGAGCGGCACACCGTCAGCCGTCTGATGGGCGCGCCACCCGGATATGTCGGCTACGAGGAGGCGGGGCAGCTCACCGACGCCGCCCGCCGCCAGCCGTACTCGGTGATCCTGCTGGACGAGATCGAGAAGGCGCACCAGGACGTGTTCAACGTCCTGCTCCAGCTTCTCGACGACGGCCGCCTCACCGACGCGCAGGGCCGCACCGTCGACTTCCGCAACACCGTCGTGATCATGACGAGCAACCTCGGCTCGGAACTGATCACCGGCACGACCGAGATCGGCTTCGGCATGTCCGGCGAGGGCGGCGGGCTGCGCGATCGGATCATGCGGCGGCTGCGCGAGTCGTTCCGGCCCGAGTTCCTCAACCGGATCGACGAGATCATCGTCTTCCGGCGGCTGGAGCCGGGCCAGCTCCGCCAGATCACCGACCTGCTGCTGGACGAGACGCGCCGCCGCCTGCGCGCCCAGGACGTCTCCGTGACCTTCAGCACCGAGGCCGTGGACTGGCTCGCCGCGCGCGGCTACCAGCCCGAGTTCGGTGCCCGGCCGCTGCGCCGCACGATCCAGCGCGAGGTGGACGACCAGCTCTCCGACCTGCTGCTCTCCGGCGATCTGCGGCCCGGCGAGCACGTCGACGTGTCCGCGGTGAACGGCGGCCTCCAGTTCGACGTCGCCACGAAGTAA
- a CDS encoding glycoside hydrolase family 19 protein, whose amino-acid sequence MPARKARRVPRLGARLTGALLLAAGTWSAVLPMASASAADCAAAWSSSAVYTGGAAASYNGHNWSAKWWTQNETPGRADVWADQGACGGGSPDPGDPPGQGGFVVSESQFNQMFPSRNSFYSYSGLTAAMAAFPAFATTGGDTVKKQEAAAFLANVNHETGGLVYVVEQNTGNYPHYCDASRPYGCPAGQAAYYGRGPIQLSWNFNYKAAGDALGLDLLNNPWLVERDASVSWRTGLWYWMTQNGPGTMTGHSAMVNGRGFGETIRSINGALECDGRNPAQVQSRVNAYQRFTQILGVPAGSNLTC is encoded by the coding sequence ATGCCGGCCCGCAAGGCGCGGCGCGTCCCCCGGCTCGGCGCCCGGCTGACGGGTGCTCTCCTGCTCGCGGCGGGGACATGGTCGGCCGTCCTGCCGATGGCGTCGGCCTCCGCCGCGGACTGCGCGGCGGCGTGGAGCTCCTCCGCCGTCTACACCGGCGGCGCCGCGGCGTCCTACAACGGGCACAACTGGTCGGCGAAGTGGTGGACGCAGAACGAGACCCCGGGCCGGGCCGACGTGTGGGCCGACCAGGGGGCCTGTGGCGGCGGGTCGCCCGACCCCGGCGATCCGCCCGGCCAGGGCGGTTTCGTGGTGAGCGAGTCGCAGTTCAACCAGATGTTCCCGAGCCGCAACTCGTTCTACAGCTACAGCGGCCTGACCGCGGCCATGGCGGCCTTCCCCGCGTTCGCCACCACCGGAGGCGACACGGTGAAGAAGCAGGAGGCGGCCGCCTTCCTGGCCAACGTCAACCACGAGACCGGCGGGCTGGTCTACGTCGTCGAGCAGAACACCGGGAACTACCCGCACTACTGCGACGCGAGCCGGCCCTACGGATGCCCGGCGGGGCAGGCGGCCTACTACGGCCGCGGTCCCATCCAGCTGAGCTGGAACTTCAACTACAAGGCGGCGGGCGACGCGCTCGGCCTCGACCTGCTGAACAACCCGTGGCTCGTGGAGCGGGACGCGTCGGTCTCGTGGCGGACCGGGCTCTGGTACTGGATGACCCAGAACGGCCCCGGCACCATGACCGGCCACAGTGCGATGGTCAACGGCCGCGGATTCGGCGAGACGATCCGCAGCATCAACGGCGCCCTGGAGTGCGACGGCCGGAACCCGGCCCAGGTGCAGAGCCGGGTGAACGCGTACCAGCGATTCACCCAGATCCTCGGCGTCCCCGCAGGAAGCAACCTGACCTGCTGA
- a CDS encoding DUF6807 family protein, whose product MTSDAWSLVFVQTAGLDPWFVRVAEYPGVGPALAWDEPRTVPGRLERAITVVVADGRLTPDRACTLAAAPPIRRAGRR is encoded by the coding sequence TTGACCTCGGACGCGTGGAGCCTGGTGTTCGTCCAGACCGCCGGGCTCGATCCCTGGTTCGTCCGCGTCGCCGAGTACCCCGGCGTCGGGCCCGCGCTGGCGTGGGACGAGCCGCGGACCGTCCCGGGACGCCTGGAGCGGGCGATCACCGTGGTCGTCGCGGACGGACGGCTCACCCCCGACCGCGCCTGCACCCTCGCGGCGGCGCCGCCGATCAGGCGGGCCGGCCGGAGGTGA
- a CDS encoding protein-tyrosine phosphatase family protein, producing MTLTGALRLPDGTLIRGRGLRNPPPDGPAPDFGLYLGSGRLRRRHEPRLSWPSAWIDWPDFLLPRDRDEAVRQIRALHERARSGAAVEVACGGGVGRTGTVIACLAVLSGVAPSEAVAWAREHHHPRAVETPWQRRWVTHFPT from the coding sequence ATGACGCTCACCGGCGCGCTCCGGCTTCCGGACGGGACCCTGATCCGGGGACGCGGCCTGCGGAACCCGCCACCGGACGGCCCTGCCCCCGACTTCGGGCTCTACCTGGGCTCCGGCCGCCTCCGCCGCAGGCACGAGCCGCGGCTGAGCTGGCCGTCCGCGTGGATCGACTGGCCGGACTTCCTGCTGCCCCGAGACCGGGACGAGGCCGTCCGGCAGATCCGCGCCCTGCACGAGCGGGCCCGCTCCGGCGCCGCCGTCGAAGTCGCCTGCGGAGGCGGCGTCGGCCGCACCGGCACGGTCATCGCCTGCCTGGCCGTCCTGTCGGGAGTGGCACCGTCCGAGGCCGTCGCCTGGGCGCGCGAGCACCACCATCCGCGCGCCGTCGAAACCCCCTGGCAACGCCGCTGGGTGACCCACTTCCCAACCTGA
- a CDS encoding RNA polymerase sigma factor, translating into MITIAKITAGQEFTEFCRHDAGRLYGFLVSAGAHPHEVEDALQETLVAMWLRRDKIENLRAYAYTTARNALARVRTSQIEEPVDWIDAQFSMVDPQRAEAHEQVLALIGTLPRLQQQVMALTYDGYAPTEIAELLGSDANTVRVTLHKARRKLRVQIPGRPDGLSGDEPTEPSSPPRSGP; encoded by the coding sequence ATGATCACTATCGCGAAGATCACCGCAGGCCAGGAGTTCACCGAGTTCTGCCGTCACGACGCGGGTCGGCTGTACGGTTTCCTGGTTTCTGCAGGGGCCCACCCGCACGAGGTCGAGGACGCTCTACAGGAGACCCTGGTAGCCATGTGGCTGCGCCGGGACAAGATCGAAAACCTTCGAGCCTACGCGTACACCACCGCACGGAACGCACTCGCCCGCGTTCGCACCTCGCAGATCGAAGAACCCGTCGACTGGATCGACGCACAGTTCTCCATGGTCGATCCCCAAAGAGCCGAGGCGCACGAACAGGTCCTGGCCTTGATCGGCACGTTGCCCCGGCTTCAACAGCAGGTGATGGCGCTCACCTACGACGGCTACGCCCCGACGGAGATCGCTGAACTGCTCGGGTCCGACGCCAACACCGTACGCGTCACGCTGCACAAGGCCCGCCGCAAGCTTCGGGTGCAGATCCCCGGCCGTCCCGACGGCCTATCCGGCGATGAGCCGACGGAACCGTCGTCGCCACCGAGGAGCGGACCCTGA
- a CDS encoding GMC family oxidoreductase, which yields MDRSADYVVVGAGSAGCVLAKRLAESGASVVLVEAGGPDRTPLVRKPGLIAVFHNVPQLKKRLDWGFYSAPQKSALDRKIPQVRGRVLGGSGSINGMLFVRGHRKNYDDWAAEGCTGWGFDDVLDSYRRMENWEDGASDLRGAGGPIQVTRQRDLTPASEAFIEAVAQTAGVKRNDDYNGAEQEGVGIFQQSVADGLRYSSSVGYLDDHGLPNLTVLTNVTVQRVVIDKGRATGVEVAGKKGTATIRASQEVVLSAGAFGSPHLLMLSGVGPAGHLRDHGVEVRADLPVGDNLHDHMFVPMTFVMDTARHRGTAPYFARGVAKEWTRGGTWVARSVFEAVGFVRSGQAGDVPDIQLHALPWSYPFPNQDAPVRHAVDKRSALTIMPTLIYPKSRGTVRLGSADPSAAPIIDPGYLTEPDDARLLLDGIELVREVMANQIIAGDVKEELSPGPQFPDRKALARELPNRATTVYHPVGSCRMGSDERAVVDPELRVRGIEALRVADASIMPTIIGGNTNAPSMMIGEHAAHLILGRG from the coding sequence ATGGACCGGAGCGCTGATTACGTCGTGGTGGGGGCCGGCAGCGCCGGCTGCGTGCTGGCCAAGCGGCTGGCCGAGTCCGGGGCGAGCGTCGTCCTGGTCGAGGCGGGCGGTCCGGACCGGACGCCGCTGGTCCGCAAGCCGGGGCTGATCGCCGTCTTCCACAACGTCCCGCAGCTGAAGAAGCGGCTGGACTGGGGCTTCTACAGCGCCCCGCAGAAGAGCGCGCTCGACCGGAAGATCCCGCAGGTCCGAGGACGCGTCCTCGGGGGCTCGGGGTCGATCAACGGGATGCTGTTCGTGCGCGGCCACCGCAAGAACTACGACGACTGGGCCGCCGAGGGCTGCACCGGATGGGGCTTCGACGACGTCCTCGACAGCTACCGGCGGATGGAGAACTGGGAGGACGGCGCGTCCGACCTGCGCGGTGCGGGCGGCCCCATCCAGGTGACCCGGCAGCGGGACCTCACGCCCGCCTCCGAAGCGTTCATCGAGGCGGTCGCCCAGACGGCGGGCGTCAAGCGCAACGACGACTACAACGGCGCCGAGCAGGAGGGCGTGGGGATCTTCCAGCAGAGCGTCGCGGACGGCCTGCGCTACAGCTCGTCCGTGGGCTACCTGGACGACCACGGCCTGCCGAACCTGACGGTCCTGACGAACGTGACCGTGCAACGGGTCGTGATCGACAAGGGGCGGGCCACGGGCGTCGAGGTCGCCGGGAAGAAGGGCACGGCGACGATCCGGGCATCCCAGGAGGTCGTCCTGTCAGCGGGGGCGTTCGGTTCTCCGCACCTGCTGATGCTGTCCGGCGTGGGCCCGGCCGGCCACCTGAGGGACCACGGCGTCGAGGTGCGCGCCGACCTCCCGGTGGGCGACAACCTGCACGACCACATGTTCGTGCCGATGACGTTCGTCATGGACACGGCCCGCCACAGGGGCACCGCGCCCTACTTCGCCAGGGGCGTCGCCAAGGAGTGGACGAGGGGCGGGACGTGGGTGGCCCGCAGCGTGTTCGAGGCGGTCGGCTTCGTCCGCAGCGGGCAGGCGGGCGACGTGCCCGACATCCAGTTGCACGCGTTGCCGTGGTCGTACCCGTTCCCGAACCAGGACGCGCCGGTGCGGCACGCCGTCGACAAGCGGTCCGCACTCACGATCATGCCGACGCTGATCTATCCGAAGAGCCGCGGCACGGTCCGGCTGGGGTCGGCGGACCCGTCCGCCGCACCGATCATCGACCCCGGCTACCTCACCGAGCCCGACGACGCCCGGCTGCTGCTGGACGGCATCGAGCTCGTCCGCGAGGTGATGGCCAACCAGATCATCGCCGGGGACGTCAAGGAGGAGCTGTCCCCCGGGCCGCAGTTCCCCGACCGCAAGGCCCTGGCCAGGGAGCTGCCGAACCGCGCGACGACCGTCTACCACCCCGTCGGATCGTGCCGGATGGGCTCCGACGAGCGGGCCGTCGTCGACCCCGAACTGCGCGTGCGCGGCATCGAGGCGCTCCGCGTGGCGGACGCCTCGATCATGCCGACCATCATCGGCGGCAACACCAACGCCCCCAGCATGATGATCGGCGAACACGCCGCACACCTGATCCTCGGGCGAGGCTGA
- a CDS encoding GlxA family transcriptional regulator has translation MGRPADVPGDTLRRPGRPHAVAGATAYRLLTASPRGGAVIAENGLTIQAGHALGEIASGDDEIDTMIVVGGSGVYDAAVSAEVVRELAALARRSRRVASVCAGSMLLAAAGLLDGYRATTHWGSTHLLAERIPQVRVEADLIYVRDRDRWTSAGGTAGIDLALALVEDDLGAEAAQLIARWFVVFTRRPGGQAQFSAQMRAQPAKTPAIRAVQEWLPDHLGEDLSVVAPARRARMSERSFARAFRAETGGTPGTYVENLRLESARRLLETTDLTVGAIARTVGYKHGETLHRLFARHLATTPERYRQHFATRAHTPPTA, from the coding sequence TTGGGACGTCCTGCAGACGTCCCCGGGGACACGCTGAGACGTCCCGGCCGTCCGCACGCCGTGGCCGGAGCCACCGCCTACCGGCTGCTGACGGCGTCGCCGCGCGGTGGCGCCGTCATCGCCGAGAACGGCCTGACGATCCAGGCCGGGCACGCGCTGGGAGAGATCGCCTCCGGTGACGACGAGATCGACACGATGATCGTGGTCGGCGGCAGCGGGGTCTACGACGCGGCCGTGTCCGCCGAGGTGGTCCGGGAGCTTGCGGCACTCGCCCGGCGGTCGCGCCGCGTCGCCTCGGTCTGCGCGGGGTCCATGCTCCTCGCCGCCGCCGGGCTGCTCGACGGCTACCGCGCGACGACGCACTGGGGATCGACGCACCTGCTCGCCGAGCGCATCCCGCAGGTGCGCGTCGAAGCGGACCTGATCTATGTGCGCGACCGCGACCGATGGACCTCGGCCGGGGGCACCGCCGGCATCGACCTCGCGCTGGCCCTGGTCGAGGACGACCTCGGCGCCGAGGCCGCGCAACTGATCGCCCGCTGGTTCGTCGTCTTCACCCGCAGGCCCGGCGGCCAAGCCCAGTTCAGCGCCCAGATGCGCGCCCAGCCTGCAAAGACCCCGGCGATCCGGGCCGTCCAGGAATGGCTGCCCGACCACCTGGGCGAGGACCTGAGCGTGGTCGCGCCGGCGAGACGGGCGCGGATGAGCGAGCGGAGCTTCGCCCGCGCCTTCCGCGCCGAGACCGGCGGCACGCCCGGCACCTACGTGGAGAACCTGCGCCTCGAATCCGCCCGCCGCCTGCTGGAGACCACAGACCTGACGGTCGGCGCCATCGCCAGGACGGTCGGCTACAAGCACGGCGAGACACTGCACCGGCTCTTCGCCCGCCACCTGGCCACCACCCCCGAGCGCTACCGGCAGCACTTCGCGACGAGGGCCCACACGCCCCCAACGGCCTAG
- a CDS encoding permease, giving the protein MARMTERIGLRAAEEELLPPAEWGRGRGAASGARAAWAFGALAAALVLGRVWAAPRIGARALDAWATIFVAVCVQALPFLVFGVALSAAITAFVPASVWRRVLPRRPGAAVPVAGAMGAVLPGCECASVPVASGLMARGVAPAAALTFLLAAPAINPIVLVATAVAFPGKPEMVVGRFAASLLVAVLAGWAWLLLGRREWLRVPSRPHAHGAAGRLDAFRQAMRHDIMHAGGFLVVGAAAAATINAAVPSEWVSSAAGNAVVSVLLLAVLAVLMSICSEADAFVAASLSQFSTTARLTFLVVGPMVDLKLIALQAGFFGRSFAVRFVPLTFCLAVGVSALVGGLLT; this is encoded by the coding sequence ATGGCCCGCATGACCGAACGCATCGGCCTGCGGGCGGCCGAGGAGGAGCTGCTTCCTCCGGCGGAGTGGGGACGCGGGCGGGGTGCGGCGTCCGGGGCGCGCGCGGCGTGGGCGTTCGGCGCGCTGGCGGCGGCGCTCGTGCTCGGCCGGGTGTGGGCGGCGCCGCGGATCGGCGCACGGGCCCTGGACGCCTGGGCAACGATCTTCGTCGCGGTGTGCGTCCAGGCGCTGCCCTTCCTGGTCTTCGGGGTCGCGCTGTCGGCCGCGATCACGGCGTTCGTCCCGGCGTCGGTGTGGCGGCGGGTGCTGCCGCGCCGGCCGGGGGCGGCGGTGCCGGTCGCGGGCGCGATGGGGGCGGTCCTGCCGGGGTGCGAGTGCGCGTCGGTACCGGTCGCGAGCGGGCTGATGGCGCGCGGAGTGGCGCCCGCCGCCGCGCTCACGTTCCTGCTCGCCGCTCCCGCGATCAACCCGATCGTCCTGGTCGCCACCGCGGTCGCCTTCCCGGGGAAGCCGGAGATGGTGGTGGGACGCTTCGCCGCATCGCTGCTGGTGGCGGTGCTGGCCGGGTGGGCGTGGCTGCTGCTGGGCAGGCGCGAATGGCTCAGGGTGCCGTCCCGTCCGCACGCGCACGGGGCGGCCGGACGCCTCGACGCGTTCCGGCAGGCCATGCGGCACGACATCATGCACGCCGGAGGGTTCCTGGTCGTCGGCGCCGCAGCGGCCGCGACCATCAACGCCGCGGTGCCCTCGGAGTGGGTCTCGTCGGCGGCGGGCAACGCCGTGGTGTCGGTCCTGCTCCTGGCCGTGCTGGCCGTGCTGATGTCCATCTGCTCGGAGGCCGACGCGTTCGTGGCGGCCAGCCTGTCGCAGTTCTCCACCACCGCGCGGCTGACGTTCCTTGTGGTCGGCCCGATGGTGGACCTGAAGCTGATCGCCTTGCAGGCGGGATTCTTCGGCCGGAGTTTCGCCGTCCGGTTCGTCCCGTTGACGTTCTGCCTGGCGGTGGGGGTCAGCGCGCTGGTGGGAGGGCTCCTCACGTGA
- a CDS encoding lytic polysaccharide monooxygenase auxiliary activity family 9 protein produces METTPRTKKTPRTNRSRRIAAITAGVGIAPLVAVVIPATSAWAHGYVSAPMSRQAQCAQHIVQCGSIQWEPQSVEGPKGLRSCSGGNSRFAELDDDGKGWRATTVGRTVTFTWTFTARHRTSNYEYYVGGSRVAVVDGNNQQPPATVSHSVNLGGVTGRQKVLAIWNIADTANAFYACVDVNVQ; encoded by the coding sequence ATGGAAACCACCCCCCGCACGAAGAAGACCCCCCGCACGAACCGCTCGCGAAGGATCGCCGCCATCACGGCGGGCGTCGGAATCGCCCCCCTCGTCGCCGTGGTGATCCCGGCGACCTCGGCCTGGGCCCACGGCTACGTCTCGGCGCCGATGAGCCGGCAGGCCCAGTGCGCGCAGCACATCGTCCAGTGCGGCTCCATCCAGTGGGAGCCGCAGAGCGTCGAGGGCCCGAAGGGCCTGCGCAGCTGCAGCGGCGGAAACTCGCGGTTCGCCGAGCTCGACGACGACGGCAAGGGCTGGAGGGCCACGACCGTCGGCCGGACGGTGACCTTCACCTGGACGTTCACCGCCCGGCACCGCACCTCGAACTACGAGTACTACGTCGGCGGTAGCCGCGTCGCCGTGGTCGACGGCAACAACCAGCAGCCTCCGGCCACCGTCTCGCACTCGGTCAACCTCGGCGGCGTCACCGGCCGGCAGAAGGTGCTGGCGATCTGGAACATCGCCGACACGGCCAACGCCTTCTACGCCTGCGTCGACGTGAACGTCCAGTGA